The Aureispira anguillae genome contains a region encoding:
- a CDS encoding nucleotidyltransferase domain-containing protein: protein MLSIKDIKEKKLLLFECISGSKAYGLDLPTSDTDIKGVFVLPKSMFYGLEYISQINGANNDEVYYELTRFIELLYKNNPNILELLNTPKDCILYKHPLFDYLKPDLFLSKQCRDTFGGYAMSQIKKARGLNKKIMNPMEKKRKSVLDFCYVQYQQGALSLGAWLDKKGFKQENCGLVNIPNMRDLYGLYYDSNKEYNFQGIIRSNTVDTVALSSVPQEAQQVAILSFNKDGYKKYCKDYKQYWDWVSKRNNSRYENTIAHGKNYDAKNSMHTFRLLDMAEEILALGKIRVKRPNREQLLKIRKGEFEYQELINQAKAKISRIDALFDQSPLPMAPDKEKIEQLLVQIRTEFYRLHS, encoded by the coding sequence ATGTTGAGCATAAAAGATATAAAAGAAAAAAAACTACTGTTATTTGAATGTATCAGTGGAAGTAAAGCTTATGGCTTAGATTTACCGACTTCAGACACGGACATCAAAGGTGTTTTTGTACTTCCAAAATCGATGTTTTATGGGTTAGAATATATTTCTCAAATTAATGGTGCCAATAATGATGAGGTTTATTACGAGTTGACCCGTTTTATAGAATTGCTTTACAAGAACAATCCCAATATTTTAGAGTTGTTAAATACGCCCAAAGATTGTATTTTATACAAACACCCCCTATTTGACTATTTAAAACCTGACTTATTTCTATCCAAACAATGTCGAGATACTTTTGGGGGCTATGCCATGTCTCAAATAAAAAAAGCCAGAGGGTTAAACAAAAAGATCATGAACCCAATGGAAAAAAAGCGAAAATCGGTATTGGACTTTTGTTATGTACAGTATCAACAAGGAGCACTTAGTCTAGGCGCTTGGCTTGACAAAAAAGGTTTTAAGCAGGAAAATTGTGGCTTAGTTAATATTCCTAATATGCGAGATCTTTATGGCTTGTATTATGACAGCAACAAGGAATACAATTTCCAAGGAATTATCCGCTCTAACACTGTTGACACTGTTGCTTTGAGTAGTGTTCCGCAAGAAGCACAGCAGGTCGCAATCCTTTCTTTTAATAAAGATGGTTATAAAAAGTATTGTAAGGATTATAAACAATATTGGGACTGGGTGAGCAAACGCAACAACAGTCGTTACGAAAATACAATTGCTCATGGAAAAAACTACGATGCAAAAAATAGCATGCATACCTTCAGGTTATTGGATATGGCAGAAGAAATTTTAGCCTTGGGCAAAATTAGAGTAAAACGCCCCAATCGAGAACAGTTGTTAAAAATAAGAAAGGGAGAATTTGAATACCAAGAATTAATAAATCAGGCAAAAGCAAAAATAAGTCGGATTGATGCCTTATTTGATCAATCACCACTTCCTATGGCACCTGATAAGGAAAAAATAGAACAGCTCTTAGTTCAAATTAGAACAGAATTTT
- a CDS encoding nucleotidyltransferase domain-containing protein codes for MKTLIINRLKALEKTYKITILYACESGSRAWGFASPNSDWDVRFIYVHTQDWYLSINEQKDSMDFAIDQNDLDLSGWELRKTLGLLSSSNASPFEWLQSPIVYLDPYRFRSSLSNLFPVYFKPRSTAFHYLGLAKSSMKKGLINGQMDIKKYFYVLRPLLAAYWICHKNSIPPMEFAPLLEQLKDNRPLYSAIKELVIQKKAALEGDFTSPIPLIQAFIDYQLNACGLLAKNLEAKQQDNEPLNRLFREFII; via the coding sequence ATGAAAACGCTAATCATAAATCGATTAAAAGCATTAGAAAAAACTTATAAAATCACAATACTTTATGCCTGTGAATCGGGTAGCAGAGCTTGGGGTTTTGCCTCTCCTAATAGCGATTGGGATGTGCGGTTTATCTATGTTCATACTCAAGACTGGTACCTGTCTATCAACGAACAAAAAGACAGCATGGATTTTGCCATTGACCAAAATGATTTAGATCTAAGTGGTTGGGAATTGCGCAAAACATTAGGTCTATTAAGCAGTTCTAACGCTAGCCCTTTTGAGTGGTTACAATCTCCTATTGTTTATTTAGATCCCTATCGTTTTAGATCGAGTTTATCCAACTTATTTCCTGTATATTTTAAACCTCGCTCTACAGCTTTTCATTATTTAGGCTTGGCAAAAAGTTCTATGAAAAAAGGCTTGATTAATGGTCAAATGGACATCAAAAAATATTTCTATGTACTGCGTCCTCTTCTTGCTGCGTATTGGATTTGTCACAAAAATAGTATTCCTCCTATGGAGTTTGCTCCTTTGTTAGAACAACTAAAAGACAACCGTCCTTTGTATTCAGCCATTAAGGAATTGGTCATCCAAAAAAAAGCAGCCTTAGAGGGCGATTTTACAAGTCCTATTCCCCTTATTCAAGCGTTTATCGATTATCAATTGAATGCCTGTGGTCTTTTAGCTAAAAACTTAGAGGCAAAACAACAAGATAATGAACCACTAAATCGCTTGTTTAGGGAATTTATCATCTAG